One Panicum virgatum strain AP13 chromosome 3N, P.virgatum_v5, whole genome shotgun sequence DNA segment encodes these proteins:
- the LOC120664931 gene encoding gibberellin 2-beta-dioxygenase 3-like, with translation MVVLVKPPALDQISLVRSPETGGGGGPAFPGVPAVDFSGPGAALAVVDACERFGFFKVVNHGVPAGVADRLEAEAVAFFARPQAEKDASGPADPLGYGCKRIGRNGDMGWLEYLLLAVDQGSVASPVPSPSLRDAVNEYVGAVRGVAASVLEAVAEGLGVAPRDALSRMVAGAASDRVLRVNHYPPCPLLQRLLDSCAVTGFGEHTDPQLVSVLRSNGTAGLQLALRDGRWVPVPPDRDAFFVIVGDSLEVLTNGRLKSVRHRVVANSLKPRVSMIYFAGPAPAQRIAPLPELLGRGEQGLYRDFTWGDYKKAAYRSRLGDNRLDPFRI, from the exons ATGGTCGTCCTCGTGAAGCCGCCGGCGCTCGACCAAATCTCGCTGGTGAGGTCGCCGGAgaccgggggcgggggcggccccGCCTTCCCCGGCGTGCCGGCCGTCGACTTCTCGGGCCCCGGCGCGGCGCTGGCCGTCGTGGACGCGTGCGAGCGGTTCGGGTTCTTCAAGGTGGTCAACCACGGCGTGCCGGCGGGCGTCGCGGACAGGCTGGAGGCCGAGGCCGTCGCGTTCTTCGCCAGGCCGCAGGCGGAGAAGGACGCGTCCGGCCCCGCCGACCCGCTGGGGTACGGGTGCAAGCGCATCGGACGCAATGGCGACATGGGGTGGCTCGAgtacctcctcctcgccgtcgaccAGGGCTCCGTCGCCTCCCCTGTGCCGTCGCCCTCGCTGCG GGACGCGGTGAACGAGTACGTGGGCGCCgtgcgcggggtggcggcgtcggtgctggaggcggtggcggaggggcTCGGCGTGGCGCCGCGGGACGCGCTGAGCAGGATGGTGGCGGGTGCGGCGAGCGACCGGGTGCTCCGGGTGAACCACTACCCGCCGTGCCCGCTGCTGCAGCGCCTCCTGGACTCGTGCGCCGTGACGGGCTTCGGCGAGCACACGGACCCGCAGCTGGTGTCCGTGCTCCGCTCCAACGGCACCGCCGGGCTGCAGCTCGCCCTCCGCGACGGGCGGTGGGTGCCCGTGCCGCCCGACCGCGACGCCTTCTTCGTCATCGTCGGCGACTCCCTGGAG GTCCTGACGAATGGGAGGCTGAAAAGTGTGCGGCACCGGGTGGTGGCCAACAGCCTGAAGCCGCGGGTGTCCATGATCTACTTCgcggggccggcgccggcgcagcggatcgcgccgctgccggagctgctggggcgcggcgagcagggccTGTACAGGGACTTCACATGGGGCGACTACAAGAAGGCTGCCTACCGCTCGCGCCTCGGCGACAACCGCCTGGACCCCTTCCGCATCTGA